The following coding sequences lie in one Phalacrocorax aristotelis chromosome 2, bGulAri2.1, whole genome shotgun sequence genomic window:
- the NRN1 gene encoding neuritin, with amino-acid sequence MGLKLNGRYISLILAVQIAYLVQAVRAAGRCDAVFRGFSDCLLRLGDNMANYPQDLDDKRNLQTICAYWDDFHACTLTALTDCQEGATDLWEKLRRESKNLDFQGSLFELCGGGSGAAPSLLPPALPLLLAALWAALVTWLPF; translated from the exons ATGGGACTTAAGTTGAACGGCAGATATATTTCTCTGATCCTTGCTGTACAGATAG cgTACCTGGTGCAGGCGGTGAGAGCGGCGGGGCGGTGCGATGCGGTCTTTAGGGGCTTCTCGGACTGTTTGCTGCGGCTGGGCGATAACATGGCCAACTACCCGCAGGACCTGGACGACAAGAGAAATCTCCAAACGATCTGCGC GTACTGGGATGATTTCCACGCCTGCACCCTCACAGCGCTCACCGATTGCCAGGAAGGAGCAACAGACCTCTGGGAGAAATTGAGACGGGAATCCAAAAACCTCGATTTCCAAGGCAGCTTATTTGAACTGTGCGGAGGCGGCAGCGGCGCGGCACCGTCCCTCCTCCCGCCGGCTTTGCCCCTGCTCCTGGCGGCTCTGTGGGCCGCGCTAGTGACCTGGCTGCCTTTCTAG